In a single window of the Antedon mediterranea chromosome 1, ecAntMedi1.1, whole genome shotgun sequence genome:
- the LOC140046240 gene encoding uncharacterized protein, whose protein sequence is MREDMNPKLKMDEVANGIIACKSTGRFSQISYLRIVEEALTNTEKDEHFERVYFSGSYSEGMPTYIRSDVDMMFVLSFTTVCWQQPPEKDAFVVAELYKDEPAYLKLKSFDGKSSLGENLIDKDGYYKSSSFMDVIFKQARENYASSEYDIHGPSLTQMSKLTDLGDTVYCFACVSWPYITDEYFTRLRPSNWPTQELLNNISSLDCLVVAVGRHDSDTKDSEWRLSFSVAETKIIQELPEQFFGCMFALKAIKKKHKLYEPQTPKPFCSYFIKTACLWMCETISSDNTMDLIRRGLDWLISCYQKRYLPHYFIPQQNLIGHLSVECCDDVSGKLKETKDNLWVLVISSIVDGEVPFRTIIKNDICDKLNVADVNTSDDYSRFEDDLLKHTMTTSCLEDFIKKLKNKLKPVTLKLLFLNWMSKDIWPISTKIFPLITSNFNISEIIRNAESMLLPIIRNIKSIVMKGYDKAFETRLYQFLGDLILSVMVCLRNRCSIEDLTTYERKALYYYNLGGEIVYPDGNHDNCLGKHALSVKFHYLMGNDKALLRAIADFQTALPEDEQPFIPYVEISRDENKDLIHRSWKIDDVFRYAIEGHGDVRFSLDIVVYYIMARVTLKYGNIHRATRILDGCLKELKEIHTNAHILIQIIESLLGLVMVMKMIYNGTI, encoded by the coding sequence ATGAGAGAAGATATGAACCCAAAACTGAAGATGGATGAGGTCGCAAATGGGATAATTGCATGTAAATCAACTGGACGATTTTCTCAAATATCTTATCTTAGGATAGTTGAAGAGGCATTAACTAACACTGAAAAAGACGAACACTTCGAACGAGTATATTTCTCTGGAAGTTATTCTGAAGGAATGCCTACATATATTCGGAGTGATGTGGATATGATGTTTGTGCTATCTTTCACGACAGTCTGTTGGCAACAGCCTCCGGAAAAAGATGCTTTTGTTGTAGCTGAACTATATAAAGATGAACCAGCCTATCTAAAACTTAAAAGTTTTGATGGAAAGAGCAGCCTTGGAGAAAATCTTATTGATAAAGATGGTTATTATAAGAGTAGCAGTTTTATGGACGTTATTTTTAAGCAAGCTAGGGAGAATTATGCTTCATCTGAGTATGATATACACGGCCCATCACTAACACAGATGTCAAAATTAACAGATCTGGGAGATACAGTATATTGCTTCGCGTGTGTATCATGGCCATATATTACTGACGAGTACTTTACAAGATTGAGACCGAGTAACTGGCCGACGCAGGAGTTATTAAATAACATCTCAAGTCTAGACTGTCTTGTAGTTGCAGTTGGACGTCATGATAGTGACACAAAAGACAGTGAATGGCGATTGTCATTTTCTGTTGCGGAGACAAAGATCATTCAAGAATTACCTGAACAATTTTTTGGCTGCATGTTTGCTTTGAAAGCTATCAAGAAAAAGCACAAACTGTATGAGCCTCAAACACCAAAACCATTCTGTTCGTATTTCATCAAGACTGCTTGCCTATGGATGTGTGAAACCATTTCATCGGACAACACCATGGATTTAATCAGAAGAGGGCTAGATTGGCTGATTAGTTGCTATCAGAAGAGATATTTGCCACATTATTTTATTCCACAACAAAACTTGATAGGTCATCTATCAGTCGAATGCTGTGATGACGTAAGTGGGAAATTGAAAGAAACTAAAGACAATCTTTGGGTGTTGGTGATTTCAAGTATAGTGGATGGTGAAGTACCTTTCAGAACCATCATCAAGAATGATATATGTGATAAATTAAATGTTGCAGATGTAAATACAAGTGATGACTATTCAAGATTTGAGGATGATCTTTTAAAGCACACAATGACAACAAGCTGCCTTGAAGACTTCATTAAAaagctaaaaaataaattgaaaccaGTAACCTTAAAATTGCTATTTCTCAATTGGATGTCAAAGGATATTTGGCCAATCTCTACCAAGATCTTTCCTCTGATAACGAGCAATTTTAACATTTCAGAAATCATCAGAAATGCAGAATCCATGTTATTACCAATCATTAGGAATATCAAATCCATTGTAATGAAGGGATATGATAAAGCGTTTGAAACCCGACTGTACCAATTTTTAGGAGACTTAATCCTGTCCGTAATGGTGTGCTTACGAAACAGATGCTCAATCGAAGATCTGACAACGTATGAAAGGAAAGCGTTATATTACTACAATTTAGGAGGTGAAATAGTCTACCCTGACGGAAACCACGACAACTGTTTAGGAAAGCATGCTCTTTCTGTAAAATTCCATTACTTAATGGGTAATGACAAAGCCCTGCTAAGAGCTATAGCAGATTTTCAAACTGCATTACCGGAAGACGAACAACCGTTCATTCCATATGTGGAAATTTCTAGAGATgaaaataaagatttgattCATAGGTCTTGGAAGATTGATGACGTATTTCGATATGCCATCGAAGGTCACGGGGACGTTAGGTTTTCTTTGGACATagttgtttattatataatggCAAGAGTAACACTTAAGTATGGCAATATTCACCGTGCCACTAGAATTTTAGATGGCTGCTTGAAAGAATTGAAAGAGATTCATACTAATGCACATATTTTGATACAAATTATTGAAAGTTTATTAGGTCTAGTTATGGTTATGAAAATGATATATAATGGTACTATATAG